A section of the Pithys albifrons albifrons isolate INPA30051 chromosome 30, PitAlb_v1, whole genome shotgun sequence genome encodes:
- the LOC139683870 gene encoding mothers against decapentaplegic homolog 6-like, whose product MFRSRRAGLVRRLWRQRCAAAAPEDGPGTLKLAAHALFKKLKDEELELLVQVVESQGAWESSCVWAPRGAKQGLPPQVLVCRLFRWPDLHHSQELKHLCYCAGGCGDLAALCCNPHHFSRLAVPETPPPPYSKASCGPSWPDESQDPDTQLLEFSYSSGDWRDTSLSWSTIKDGCWCKLAYWEHRTRVGRLYAVHEASVSVFCELPWGSGFCLAQLPAAHRSHAVRRARGKIGRGLLLSREPGGIWAYNRSEHPIFVSSPTLSPPGACRVTVLKVLPGYSAKVFDYEWARGKGGWRLPGEGPCDPHSICISFAKGWGPCYSRQFITSCPCWLEVLLNRLC is encoded by the exons ATGTTCCGCTCGCGCCGTGCTGGGCTGGTGCGGCGGCTGTGGCGGCAGCGCTGTGCGGCAGCTGCCCCCGAGGATGGCCCCGGCACCCTCAAATTGGCGGCACACGCCCTCTTCAAGAAGCTGAAGGAcgaggagctggagctgctggtgcaggtGGTGGAGAGCCAGGGGGCCTGGGAGTCCAGCTGCGTTTGGGCACCGCGGGGGGCCAAGCAGGGTCTCCCCCCTCAAGTACTGGTCTGCCGCCTATTCCGCTGGCCCGACCTCCACCATTCCCAGGAGCTCAAGCACCTCTGCTACTGTGCTGGGGGCTGCGGGGACTTGGCTGCACTTTGCTGCAACCCCCACCACTTCAGCCGCCTGGCTGTACCTG AGACCCCACCACCCCCCTACTCGAAGGCTTCCTGTGGTCCTTCCTGGCCAGATGAGTCCCAGGACCCCGACACTCAGCTCCTGGAGTTCAGCTACAGCAGTGGGGACTGGCGCG ACACCAGCCTCTCATGGAGTACCATCAAGGACGGCTGCTGGTGCAAACTGGCTTACTGGGAGCACCGGACACGTGTGGGCCGCCTCTATGCCGTGCACGAGGCGTCAGTGAGTGTCTTCTGTGAGCTGCCATGGGGCAGTGGGTTctgcctggcccagctgccAGCTGCCCACCGCAGCCACGCTGTCCGGCGGGCACGTGGCAAGATCGGCCgggggctgctgctgagccGGGAGCCAGGTGGCATCTGGGCATACAATCGCAGCGAACACCCCATCTTTGTCAGCTCACCCACTCTGAGCCCCCCTGGTGCCTGCAGGGTCACTGTCCTCAAGGTGCTGCCTGGCTACTCGGCAAAGGTGTTCGACTATGAGTGGGCAAGGGGCAAAGGGGGCTGGCGGCTCCCTGGGGAGGGGCCCTGCGACCCCCACAGCATCTGCATCAGCTTTGCCAAGGGCTGGGGACCCTGCTACTCCCGGCAGTTCATCACCTCCTGCCCATGCTGGCTTGAGGTCTTGCTGAACCGGCTGTGCTGA